A single region of the Pontibacter kalidii genome encodes:
- a CDS encoding (Fe-S)-binding protein — MARRHIVDIFVPCFVDQLFPDTAMNMVKVLEKVGCDVRYNPNQTCCGQPAYNAGFFDEAREVADKFLEDFTSDTSHYIVAPSASCVGMVRNAYQDIFVKSSKLVQYRAMQKKVYELTEFLTDVLDITRIEGASLPGKYTYHDSCSALRECGIKAGPRELLSHVRGLELVEMEDNETCCGFGGTFAVKFEAISTAMAEQKVDNALATGADYIVSTDSSCLMHLEAYIKRQNKPIKTMHIADVLASGW, encoded by the coding sequence ATGGCAAGAAGACACATAGTTGATATATTCGTCCCGTGCTTCGTGGACCAGCTCTTCCCGGACACGGCCATGAACATGGTGAAGGTACTGGAGAAGGTGGGCTGCGATGTGCGCTACAACCCCAACCAGACCTGCTGCGGACAGCCCGCCTATAACGCCGGCTTCTTTGATGAGGCCCGCGAAGTAGCCGATAAGTTCCTGGAGGATTTCACGAGCGATACCTCCCACTACATTGTAGCGCCATCGGCTTCTTGCGTAGGCATGGTGCGAAACGCCTACCAGGATATTTTCGTGAAGTCGTCGAAGCTGGTGCAGTACCGGGCCATGCAGAAGAAGGTGTATGAGCTAACCGAGTTCCTGACCGACGTGCTGGATATTACGCGCATTGAGGGGGCTTCGCTGCCAGGCAAGTATACGTACCACGACTCCTGCAGCGCACTGCGCGAGTGCGGCATAAAAGCCGGCCCGCGCGAGCTCCTGAGCCACGTGCGCGGGCTGGAGCTGGTGGAAATGGAGGATAATGAAACCTGCTGCGGCTTCGGAGGTACTTTTGCCGTGAAGTTTGAGGCGATCTCTACGGCCATGGCCGAGCAAAAGGTAGACAATGCCCTGGCCACCGGCGCCGATTACATCGTCTCCACCGACAGCAGTTGTCTGATGCACCTGGAGGCCTACATCAAAAGACAGAACAAACCGATCAAAACCATGCACATCGCCGACGTGCTGGCAAGCGGCTGGTAA
- a CDS encoding hydroxymethylglutaryl-CoA lyase, which yields MKIIECPRDAMQGIKDFIPTETKVKYINQLLQVGFDTIDFGSFVSPKAIPQMADTAQVLAGLELDGTSSKLLAIIANTRGAEEAAKYAQIDYLGFPLSVSETFQQRNTNKSIAEAMQQLAEIQETCHRHNKTLVTYISMGFGNPYNDPWDVETVISVVQELDRLQVKVVSLSDTIGVATPESITYLFSHLIPAFTHMEFGAHLHTTPTAWQEKIAAAYRAGCRRFDGALRGYGGCPMAKDELVGNMPTENMIGYFENIGVDLHLNKAALQAAMAESGAVFL from the coding sequence ATGAAAATAATTGAGTGCCCCCGCGATGCCATGCAAGGTATCAAGGACTTTATACCTACCGAGACCAAAGTAAAGTACATTAACCAGTTGCTGCAGGTAGGCTTCGATACCATTGATTTCGGAAGCTTTGTGTCGCCCAAAGCCATTCCGCAGATGGCCGACACGGCCCAGGTGCTGGCAGGACTGGAGCTGGACGGAACCTCTTCCAAACTACTCGCCATCATCGCCAATACCCGCGGCGCCGAAGAGGCCGCCAAGTATGCGCAGATAGATTACCTGGGTTTCCCGCTGTCGGTATCGGAAACGTTTCAGCAGCGCAACACCAACAAAAGTATAGCCGAGGCCATGCAGCAGCTGGCCGAGATCCAGGAAACCTGCCACCGGCACAACAAAACACTTGTTACCTATATCTCCATGGGCTTCGGAAATCCCTACAATGACCCCTGGGATGTGGAGACGGTAATTAGCGTCGTGCAGGAGTTGGACAGGCTGCAGGTAAAAGTCGTGTCGCTGTCGGATACCATCGGCGTGGCTACGCCAGAGAGCATCACTTATCTGTTCAGCCATCTGATCCCGGCTTTTACGCATATGGAGTTTGGGGCGCACCTGCACACCACGCCCACTGCCTGGCAAGAGAAAATAGCGGCGGCCTACCGCGCCGGCTGCCGCCGCTTCGACGGGGCCCTGCGCGGCTATGGCGGCTGCCCCATGGCCAAGGACGAGTTGGTGGGCAACATGCCCACCGAAAATATGATAGGCTACTTCGAAAATATTGGCGTAGATTTGCACCTCAACAAAGCTGCCCTGCAGGCCGCCATGGCCGAATCCGGGGCGGTGTTTCTATAG
- a CDS encoding outer membrane beta-barrel protein, giving the protein MKKLLAAVVFALIGTGAFAQTSQGTVVVTGSLSLRTSTSESKQNDTISHESSETAFRIGPTLGYMLGNNFELGAALGYTHSTTKNINFNSEGDSNEMTTKTNGFVISPYLKKYFMLSEQFALTGQLSAGLGVYKTKYDPNTNYQPRSISFTATLAPGITYFPSDKLGISTGLGGLQYAQTLKRKESGEAPKKTNSELRIGFEDALFFSLSYYINR; this is encoded by the coding sequence ATGAAAAAGCTTTTAGCAGCCGTAGTCTTCGCTTTGATTGGCACTGGCGCCTTTGCGCAGACGTCCCAGGGAACCGTTGTGGTAACAGGCAGCCTTTCCCTTAGAACTTCCACCTCGGAATCCAAACAGAACGATACCATCAGCCATGAATCCAGTGAAACTGCATTCAGAATAGGCCCTACTCTTGGTTATATGCTTGGCAATAACTTTGAGCTTGGTGCTGCTTTGGGTTACACCCATTCAACAACCAAGAATATAAACTTCAACAGTGAGGGAGATAGCAATGAAATGACAACTAAAACAAACGGCTTCGTTATTAGCCCTTATTTGAAAAAGTATTTTATGCTCTCTGAGCAGTTTGCCCTTACCGGCCAACTTTCCGCCGGCCTAGGGGTCTACAAAACCAAGTATGACCCTAACACTAATTACCAGCCGAGAAGCATTTCTTTTACTGCAACGCTAGCCCCTGGAATTACCTATTTCCCTTCTGATAAACTTGGTATAAGTACTGGCCTTGGGGGGCTGCAATATGCGCAGACATTAAAGAGAAAAGAATCCGGTGAGGCCCCTAAGAAGACTAATTCCGAATTACGTATTGGTTTTGAGGATGCACTATTCTTCAGTTTAAGCTATTACATCAACCGCTAA
- a CDS encoding outer membrane beta-barrel protein codes for MKKLILTTLLACIGSAALAQISQGTVVASGSLSYYDHTNTAEDKISSTDNRSFSIAPGIGYMIKESLEAGISFRFTTSTYASNSAHLDESGNREPYSFSESKDNSFAISPYLKKYFAVSEKIAFTGEAYLSFSKGNSRYKSEILEYSSTESNRSNTGFGVGIRPGITFFPTEKIGLSANFGRLGYNHTTYKNEEYNFKSKSSYFGLSLDGSTLTFGFGYFISR; via the coding sequence ATGAAGAAATTAATACTTACTACTCTACTCGCCTGCATCGGTTCCGCTGCTCTCGCCCAAATATCCCAAGGTACCGTTGTGGCCTCCGGCTCTCTAAGCTATTATGATCACACTAACACGGCTGAGGACAAAATAAGCTCAACAGACAACAGATCCTTTTCTATTGCGCCGGGGATAGGGTACATGATCAAAGAAAGTCTTGAGGCTGGCATCAGTTTCCGTTTCACTACCTCTACATATGCGTCAAACTCAGCTCATTTGGATGAGTCGGGCAATCGTGAACCATATTCATTCAGTGAGAGCAAGGACAATAGCTTTGCCATTTCCCCTTATTTGAAGAAATACTTTGCTGTTTCAGAGAAAATCGCATTTACCGGCGAAGCATATCTTAGCTTCTCAAAGGGAAACAGCCGCTATAAGTCAGAAATACTGGAGTATAGTAGCACTGAATCTAATAGAAGCAACACGGGATTCGGCGTAGGCATTAGACCAGGTATAACCTTTTTTCCAACCGAGAAGATAGGCTTGAGCGCAAACTTCGGACGTCTAGGATATAATCATACTACGTACAAAAATGAAGAATATAACTTTAAGTCAAAATCCTCATACTTCGGCTTAAGCCTAGATGGTAGCACCCTTACCTTTGGCTTCGGCTACTTCATCAGCCGCTAA